One segment of Setaria viridis chromosome 4, Setaria_viridis_v4.0, whole genome shotgun sequence DNA contains the following:
- the LOC117852671 gene encoding amino acid transporter AVT1I yields MENNTPSKSGTGFFKTCFNGVNALSGVGILSIPYALSQGGWLSLLIFITIATICFYTGILLQRCIDSSSLVKTYPDIGELAFGRKGKIIVAIFLYLELYLVAIDFLILEGDNLEKLFPSANFHIASLKIGSKQGFVLIFSLLVLPTTWLRSLNMLAYVALGGVMASFILIASVLWVGAFDGVGFHEKGVTVNWSGMPTAMSLYAFCFSGHAVFPMIYTGMRNRKTFPTVLLICFIICTLSYGVTGIIGYLMYGESLSSQVTLNLPSKRVASNIAIFTTLINPFTKFALLITPIAEAIEDSLRVGKNRTIGIFIRTALVVSTTIIALVVPFFAYVVALTGSFLSSTVTILLPCVCYLKISSRTSRNLRLELVVCLGIIMIGAGVIVVGTYNSLKQIVHSF; encoded by the exons GGGTTGGAATATTATCCATTCCATATGCATTGTCTCAAGGAGGATGGCTGAGCTTACTCATTTTCATAACCATAGCAACCATCTGTTTCTATACTGGTATTCTCCTACAGAGATGTATAGACTCAAGCTCGCTTGTTAAGACCTATCCTGATATTGGCGAGCTAGCTTTTGGCCGGAAAGGAAAAATCATTGTAGCAATATTCTTGTATCTGGAGCTGTATCTTGTTGCTATTGATTTCTTGATATTAGAAGGTGACAACTTGGAGAAATTATTTCCAAGTGCCAACTTCCATATTGCCAGTCTCAAGATTGGAAGCAAGCAAGGGTTTGTGTTGATCTTCAGCCTGCTGGTGTTGCCAACAACATGGCTCCGGAGCTTGAACATGCTTGCATATGTCGCTCTTGGTGGAGTCATGGCTTCTTTCATTCTAATCGCCTCTGTTCTGTGGGTTGGAGCATTTGATGGTGTTGGTTTTCATGAGAAAGGCGTGACTGTCAACTGGTCTGGTATGCCAACTGCTATGAGCTTATATGCGTTCTGTTTCAGTGGCCATGCTGTTTTTCCCATGATATACACTGGCATGAGAAACAGAAAAACATTCCCCACA GTGCTGCTCATCTGCTTCATTATCTGCACCCTTAGCTATGGGGTGACAGGCATCATTGGATACTTGATGTACGGGGAATCACTAAGTTCCCAGGTGACGCTCAACCTTCCATCAAAACGTGTTGCCTCCAACATCGCCATCTTCACGACACTGATCAATCCGTTCACCAAGTTCGCGCTGCTAATCACTCCGATAGCAGAGGCTATCGAGGACAGCCTTCGTGTTGGCAAGAACAGGACCATCGGCATCTTCATCAGGACCGCCCTGGTCGTCAGCACGACCATCATAGCACTTGTGGTGCCCTTCTTCGCCTATGTCGTCGCGCTTACTGGCTCGTTCCTCAGCAGCACGGTCACGATCTTGCTGCCCTGCGTTTGCTACCTGAAGATCAGCTCGAGGACCTCCAGGAATCTGAGGTTGGAGCTGGTGGTTTGCCTGGGAATTATCATGATTGGGGCGGGAGTAATTGTGGTTGGCACATATAACTCACTGAAGCAGATTGTTCATAGCTTTTGA